One Rhinoraja longicauda isolate Sanriku21f chromosome 21, sRhiLon1.1, whole genome shotgun sequence genomic region harbors:
- the vasnb gene encoding vasorin b, producing MPTFPLSTQPTREVPWYGLWVLVLLTELSCVVCCPPKCSCEVAGSLWCIKTGLSAIPQRIPPKTSSIYAFENAIVTLRSEDFAGLQELRLLHLSHNKISRLPQLVFQPLTLLSNLDLSSNQLTEIANDTFAGLRDLERLYLQRNRIAHIQAAAFQGLVRLVELKLQDNQLHRIPPLQLPTLLLLDLSRNSIPAAQLSSISVPELESLGLAGLGLGTIDEGMFKGMGSLQELDLSDNQLVGVLAALQDLGGLTSLSLRGNNQISHLRSHDFQHLRALQKLDVSGLSLTTIPQGFLDLFPKLRSLAAAENPYNCVCQLGWLVMWARANTPLLQRHAETRCHFPPALSGRPLVGLSLGDMGCPTTSSPVGRTTIPWHPATTGIGPTLGTGPTMAPGRSSPFGGRVTSGATETTGIERERPCLSTDCLNGGTCQTDRSGHRVCQCQAGFHGALCQMGNNVLDLQSPDKRLVNISHITSTSVTLELAGFRLAPAYYKGLRLTYRNWSGPDPRPVSLNIPTSLQAYSIRGLRPNSTYQLCVGALGESEAREGPCTVVQTMPAAQLAPFVHDMAPGLSGILWPALAGTLLIALLATTALCYYRRKRIKKSSTPGQDLEGIRPCLQEGPIPPDESKEAECLALQSGLPLIQEPESNGPIAL from the coding sequence GGAGGTGCCCTGGTACGGACTGTGGGTTCTGGTGCTGCTGACTGAACTATCCTGTGTGGTCTGCTGCCCGCCCAAGTGCAGCTGCGAAGTTGCGGGTTCACTGTGGTGCATCAAGACTGGCCTGTCCGCCATCCCCCAGCGCATCCCACCCAAAACCTCCAGCATCTACGCCTTCGAGAACGCCATTGTCACGCTGCGCAGCGAGGACTTTGCCGGCCTCCAGGAGCTCAGGCTTCTCCACCTCTCACACAACAAGATCTCGCGGCTGCCCCAGCTGGTCTTCCAGCCACTCACCCTCCTCTCCAACCTGGACCTGAGCTCCAACCAGCTCACTGAGATTGCCAATGACACGTTCGCTGGTCTGAGGGACCTCGAGCGCCTGTACCTGCAGAGGAACAGGATCGCCCACATCCAGGCGGCCGCCTTCCAGGGCTTGGTCAGGCTGGTGGAACTTAAGCTGCAGGACAACCAGCTCCACCGCATCCCACCACTGCAGCTGCCCACTCTCCTGCTCCTGGACCTCAGCAGGAACAGCATCCCGGCCGCCCAGCTCAGCTCCATCTCCGTGCCTGAGCTCGAGTCGCTGGGCTTGGCGGGCTTGGGGCTGGGCACCATCGACGAGGGGATGTTCAAGGGCATGGGGAGCCTCCAGGAGCTGGACCTCTCGGACAACCAGCTGGTGGGCGTGTTGGCTGCACTGCAGGACCTGGGAGGATTGACCTCACTCAGCCTGCGGGGCAACAACCAAATCTCCCATCTGCGGAGCCATGACTTCCAGCACCTCAGGGCCCTGCAGAAGCTCGACGTCAGCGGCCTGAGTCTCACGACCATTCCCCAGGGCTTCTTGGACCTCTTCCCCAAACTCCGCAGCCTGGCTGCTGCCGAGAACCCCTATAACTGCGTGTGCCAGCTGGGCTGGCTGGTGATGTGGGCACGGGCCAATACACCTCTCCTCCAGAGGCACGCCGAGACCCGCTGCCACTTCCCACCAGCCTTGTCTGGCAGACCTCTGGTGGGGCTGTCTCTGGGGGACATGGGTTGCCCCACCACCAGCTCCCCCGTTGGCCGAACCACCATCCCCTGGCACCCAGCCACCACGGGGATAGGCCCGACGCTGGGTACTGGACCAACGATGGCACCGGGCCGATCCTCGCCCTTCGGGGGCAGGGTGACCTCTGGAGCCACTGAAACCACGGGCATCGAGAGGGAGAGACCCTGCCTGTCCACGGACTGCCTCAACGGTGGCACCTGCCAGACAGACAGGAGCGGGCACCGGGTCTGCCAATGCCAAGCTGGTTTCCATGGGGCCCTCTGCCAGATGGGGAACAATGTTCTCGATCTCCAAAGTCCTGACAAAAGGCTGGTCAACATCAGCCACATAACCAGCACGTCCGTCACATTGGAGCTGGCAGGTTTCAGACTGGCCCCCGCCTACTACAAGGGCCTGCGGCTGACCTACAGGAACTGGTCGGGCCCTGACCCACGGCCAGTCTCCCTCAACATCCCCACCTCCCTGCAGGCCTATAGTATCAGGGGACTGCGGCCCAACTCCACCTACCAGCTGTGCGTGGGGGCGCTGGGGGAGAGCGAGGCCAGGGAGGGGCCCTGCACCGTGGTACAGACGATGCCCGCCGCCCAGCTGGCTCCCTTCGTCCATGACATGGCCCCGGGTCTGAGCGGCATACTCTGGCCGGCCCTGGCGGGCACATTACTGATCGCACTACTGGCCACTACTGCCCTTTGCTACTACCGCAGAAAGCGCATCAAGAAAAGCTCAACACCAGGACAGGATCTGGAGGGGATCAGGCCCTGTCTCCAGGAGGGGCCCATCCCCCCCGATGAGTCGAAGGAAGCGGAGTGCCTCGCTCTGCAGAGCGGACTGCCCTTAATCCAAGAGCCCGAAAGCAACGGTCCCATTGCCTTATGA